In the genome of Physeter macrocephalus isolate SW-GA chromosome 20, ASM283717v5, whole genome shotgun sequence, one region contains:
- the CCSAP gene encoding centriole, cilia and spindle-associated protein isoform X2 encodes MSPGSGVKSEYMKRYQEPRWDEYGPCYRALLHYRLGRRLLEQAHAPWLWDDWGPACASDDSASSASSGNGAPAPQCAPASPPPPVEPEAREESEQRARAAPEEERGAEAAGDAEARDAEDAEDSALPALPVKDIKEKPERQIGTREPDKLPSSTRPQQPPSALPARASRRAVKSPQRSSTKIKEHKHPFALYGWGEKQTDTGSQKTHNVCASAPVHEKLML; translated from the exons ATGTCCCCGGGGAGCGGCGTGAAGAGCGAGTACATGAAGCGCTACCAGGAGCCGCGCTGGGACGAGTACGGGCCGTGCTACCGCGCGCTGCTCCACTACCGCCTGGGCCGCCGGCTGCTGGAGCAGGCGCACGCGCCCTGGCTCTGGGACGACTGGGGCCCGGCCTGCGCCTCGGACGACTCGGCGTCGTCGGCGTCCTCGGGCAACGGGGCCCCCGCGCCCCAGTGCGCCCCGgcctcgccgccgccgcccgtGGAGCCAGAGGCGCGCGAGGAGTCGGAGCAGCGGGCGCGCGCGGCCCCGGAGGAGGAGCGGGGCGCGGAGGCCGCGGGGGACGCGGAGGCCAGGGACGCGGAGGACGCGGAGGACTCGGCGCTGCCAG CACTGCCAgtgaaagacataaaagaaaaacctgaacgacAGATCGGGACCAGAGAGCCTGACAAATTACCCAGCAGTACCAGACCTCAACAACCACCAAGTGCCTTACCTGCCAGAGCAAGCAGGAGAGCGGTCAAGAGTCCTCAAAGGTCATcaactaaaataaaagaacataagcATCCGTTTGCCCTTTATGGGTGGGGAGAAAAACAGACGGATACGGGAAGCCAGAAAACTCACAACGTCTGTGCTTCTGCCCCAGTGCATGAG AAACTGATGTTGTGA
- the CCSAP gene encoding centriole, cilia and spindle-associated protein isoform X1: protein MSPGSGVKSEYMKRYQEPRWDEYGPCYRALLHYRLGRRLLEQAHAPWLWDDWGPACASDDSASSASSGNGAPAPQCAPASPPPPVEPEAREESEQRARAAPEEERGAEAAGDAEARDAEDAEDSALPALPVKDIKEKPERQIGTREPDKLPSSTRPQQPPSALPARASRRAVKSPQRSSTKIKEHKHPFALYGWGEKQTDTGSQKTHNVCASAPVHEIHESALRAKSRRQVEKRRLAAQRQRAHSAHADRTRRAKPASSENPWMTEYMRCYSARA, encoded by the exons ATGTCCCCGGGGAGCGGCGTGAAGAGCGAGTACATGAAGCGCTACCAGGAGCCGCGCTGGGACGAGTACGGGCCGTGCTACCGCGCGCTGCTCCACTACCGCCTGGGCCGCCGGCTGCTGGAGCAGGCGCACGCGCCCTGGCTCTGGGACGACTGGGGCCCGGCCTGCGCCTCGGACGACTCGGCGTCGTCGGCGTCCTCGGGCAACGGGGCCCCCGCGCCCCAGTGCGCCCCGgcctcgccgccgccgcccgtGGAGCCAGAGGCGCGCGAGGAGTCGGAGCAGCGGGCGCGCGCGGCCCCGGAGGAGGAGCGGGGCGCGGAGGCCGCGGGGGACGCGGAGGCCAGGGACGCGGAGGACGCGGAGGACTCGGCGCTGCCAG CACTGCCAgtgaaagacataaaagaaaaacctgaacgacAGATCGGGACCAGAGAGCCTGACAAATTACCCAGCAGTACCAGACCTCAACAACCACCAAGTGCCTTACCTGCCAGAGCAAGCAGGAGAGCGGTCAAGAGTCCTCAAAGGTCATcaactaaaataaaagaacataagcATCCGTTTGCCCTTTATGGGTGGGGAGAAAAACAGACGGATACGGGAAGCCAGAAAACTCACAACGTCTGTGCTTCTGCCCCAGTGCATGAG ATTCATGAATCGGCGCTGCGAGCCAAGAGCAGAAGGCAGGTGGAGAAGAGGCGGCTGGCGGCCCAGAGGCAGAGGGCTCACTCCGCCCACGCGGACAGAACCAGGCGGGCCAAGCCTGCCTCGTCGGAGAACCCGTGGATGACGGAGTATATGAGATGCTACTCCGCCAGAgcttga